In the genome of Engraulis encrasicolus isolate BLACKSEA-1 chromosome 21, IST_EnEncr_1.0, whole genome shotgun sequence, the window GTAGCAGCGGCAAGGGGACGGCCGGAGGACCCGAGGGGAAGGCGGGCAGGAAGGGGTCCTTGGCACGTGGTGGTGGGGGCAGGAGAGCTTGCAATGGAGGCTGAGGGAGGTGGGGCATGCCTGGGCTGGATTGCGGAGGCAGGGGCCTTCCTCCTCCACCGCGATGACCTCCAGGTGGGAAGCCCGTGTGGAGGCTTTGGTTCCTCCTCTCCAGTGGCTGGTGGTTTCTGGGCACCAGCGAAGAAGCGTCAGCCTGCTCCAGCGCCTGGCTTAGAGTTGGCCCGCTGTGCCTCCGCTGATCCCCATCCTCCATGGTCGGCAGTCCCGATCCGAGCCCGCCGCTCCGCTGGTTGTGGACCACCAGCGCGGCGGACCCGGGCGGTGCTGTGTTCTCCGCCTCGGCATAGAGCCGGATCACCCTGTCAATGACTCGTGCCACGGCACTGCCCAGCTCTTGCTTGAGGGCCTGGGCGAACTTCTGCCCACCGCCGGGACCCTCCCACTCCCCATGAGTGGCCACACCACAGCCCACCCACACGCTACCAGCcagtcctcctgctcctcctcctgctcctcctctctcggCGTCCCGCTCCAGCTCCACATCCAGGTCCATGGTCTCATCCGGGGTGAGATCGTCCATGCCGCTCACGTTCTGCTGGGAGGTTTTGCTGGACGAGTCCACAGGAGCCAGGAAGTCCTCGCTGCTGTTGTGAAATACACCATGATCTCCATCTTCGAGAAACATCTCgtcctccatctctgcctctgcctgatccatccgtgctttctctctctcatcgttgtcactctttcttcctttgttgttgtctttcctctggtctcctcctcctccttctcctcctcctactcctccctgTGTCTGCTGCTTGTCGCAGGCCTTCCACACTCTCCTCTGGAGCTCCAGGAGCTTCTGACGGGTCTCCTGCAGCTGGAGCTTCAGCTCCTGCCGctgcctcttcctcccctcccggCTCCCTTTCCTCTGGTCCGGCTCCTgctctccacctccaccgccacctccacctccagcacgcccaacatcctcatcctcctcctttctcttctgctGCAGAAATGcgtctcttctccttccccttttctcctcttcatctgtgtcctggctctctcctcccaAGTCCTTCTTCCCCAGATGGTGTTCCATCCTCAGCCTCTTCACATGAAGCACGTCCTGCCCCCACTCCTCTGGCTCCGCTGCCACCCCTCTCCTCATGGCTCCAGGGAAGAGGTGAGACAGCAACGTGGGCCCTGCCATGCTCCctaaagctgctgctgctgcggctgctgctacgGCTCCACCTGGGTCCCTCCCCAGCAGCTCGTCCTCCTGGTCCGGATCCTCCACCCCCACCGCGTCGTCGACCCCCCCATCCTCCAGCTCAGGCTCCAGGGACGGCGCCTGGAGGAAGGGGCCTCCTGGGCCTGggcgctggtggtggtgctgctgctgctggcggtAGCCACCCCAGCTCTGAGAGGCGCTGCTGGGGTGCAGCAGGGGGGACACCAGGGGTGGGTAGGCGGAGGGTGGACTGCCACCTGGGTAGCGGCTGGCTGCTGACGGAGCGCTCCCGGAGGGACTGCGGTACAGGCCGAAAGGGCACATCGGGGACGACTGCTGACAGAACAGATCAGACGGGGAATCCATGGTGGCCGCCCCTCCACTTCTCAAATTCCTACACGGAAGTAACATATTGTTTCACATGTGAGAAAAGACAATAACGAGCCAACAGAGCTAGCTAGGTGTGTGTTGTGCAAGTTCAAGTTCATCGCCCTCGCCCATTTCAGGATTATCTGTCTCATCTCATCTGGCACTTTTTTCTACTATGCTTTGTGCTGTTCTCGTTTTCCTGTTATCAGACCATGGACAGCTGTGGCTTCTGTTTATTCAGATTGTTTATTTTATCGCCTttcgctccctccctctgtctctgtcgcccGCACACAGATGgcgggaggggaagaggagagtaaATATTTTTAATGAGATTATTGTGGGTCCTGGAACACGACCCACTAGTGTACTTATGTGCATTTGGAAACGGTCTCCTCCGCGTACGTGTTAAAATAATAACACAAAAAAGAGAGTGGTGTG includes:
- the prox3 gene encoding prospero homeobox 3 isoform X2; its protein translation is MDSPSDLFCQQSSPMCPFGLYRSPSGSAPSAASRYPGGSPPSAYPPLVSPLLHPSSASQSWGGYRQQQQHHHQRPGPGGPFLQAPSLEPELEDGGVDDAVGVEDPDQEDELLGRDPGGAVAAAAAAAALGSMAGPTLLSHLFPGAMRRGVAAEPEEWGQDVLHVKRLRMEHHLGKKDLGGESQDTDEEEKRGRRRDAFLQQKRKEEDEDVGRAGGGGGGGGGEQEPDQRKGSREGRKRQRQELKLQLQETRQKLLELQRRVWKACDKQQTQGGVGGGEGGGGDQRKDNNKGRKSDNDEREKARMDQAEAEMEDEMFLEDGDHGVFHNSSEDFLAPVDSSSKTSQQNVSGMDDLTPDETMDLDVELERDAERGGAGGGAGGLAGSVWVGCGVATHGEWEGPGGGQKFAQALKQELGSAVARVIDRVIRLYAEAENTAPPGSAALVVHNQRSGGLGSGLPTMEDGDQRRHSGPTLSQALEQADASSLVPRNHQPLERRNQSLHTGFPPGGHRGGGGRPLPPQSSPGMPHLPQPPLQALLPPPPRAKDPFLPAFPSGPPAVPLPLLHYTMQHLFARSLSNLPLHHKDSLPPEPFLDFRSHHGPSFPPLPLLGQLEPPLSSMRGGREGAIRDGGIRGGGGGGLLDGGDGSLYLGASSQEGLSPCHLKKAKLMFFYTRYPSSNTLKTYFPDVKFNRCVTSQLIKWFSNFREFFYIQMERFARQAVRDGVLAPREGALRLGRNSELYRILNMHYNKSNDYQVPERFLEVAELALREFFIAIQGGRDTDPCWKKSIYKIICKLDSPVPDSFRLPGCPVDTHRSV
- the prox3 gene encoding prospero homeobox 3 isoform X1, with the protein product MNLRSGGAATMDSPSDLFCQQSSPMCPFGLYRSPSGSAPSAASRYPGGSPPSAYPPLVSPLLHPSSASQSWGGYRQQQQHHHQRPGPGGPFLQAPSLEPELEDGGVDDAVGVEDPDQEDELLGRDPGGAVAAAAAAAALGSMAGPTLLSHLFPGAMRRGVAAEPEEWGQDVLHVKRLRMEHHLGKKDLGGESQDTDEEEKRGRRRDAFLQQKRKEEDEDVGRAGGGGGGGGGEQEPDQRKGSREGRKRQRQELKLQLQETRQKLLELQRRVWKACDKQQTQGGVGGGEGGGGDQRKDNNKGRKSDNDEREKARMDQAEAEMEDEMFLEDGDHGVFHNSSEDFLAPVDSSSKTSQQNVSGMDDLTPDETMDLDVELERDAERGGAGGGAGGLAGSVWVGCGVATHGEWEGPGGGQKFAQALKQELGSAVARVIDRVIRLYAEAENTAPPGSAALVVHNQRSGGLGSGLPTMEDGDQRRHSGPTLSQALEQADASSLVPRNHQPLERRNQSLHTGFPPGGHRGGGGRPLPPQSSPGMPHLPQPPLQALLPPPPRAKDPFLPAFPSGPPAVPLPLLHYTMQHLFARSLSNLPLHHKDSLPPEPFLDFRSHHGPSFPPLPLLGQLEPPLSSMRGGREGAIRDGGIRGGGGGGLLDGGDGSLYLGASSQEGLSPCHLKKAKLMFFYTRYPSSNTLKTYFPDVKFNRCVTSQLIKWFSNFREFFYIQMERFARQAVRDGVLAPREGALRLGRNSELYRILNMHYNKSNDYQVPERFLEVAELALREFFIAIQGGRDTDPCWKKSIYKIICKLDSPVPDSFRLPGCPVDTHRSV